One Streptomyces sp. L2 genomic window carries:
- the hrcA gene encoding heat-inducible transcriptional repressor HrcA, which produces MLSERRLQVLRAIVQDYVGTEEPVGSKALTERHSLGVSPATVRNDMAVLEDEGYIAQPHTSAGRIPTDKGYRLFVDKLAGVKPMTGPERRAIQNFLEGAVDLDDVVARTVRLLAQLTRQVAVVQYPSLTRSTVRHVELLALAPARVMLVLITDTGRVEQRMIDCPAPFGEASLADLRARLNSRVAGRRFTDVPRLVEDLPEGFEAEDRGTVSTVLSTLLEALVEESEERLMIGGTANLTRFGHDFPLTIRPVLEALEEQVVLLKLLGEAKDPGMTVRIGHENAHEGLNSTSVVSVGYGSGGEAVAKLGVVGPTRMDYPGTMGAVRAVARYVGQILAES; this is translated from the coding sequence GTGCTGAGTGAACGCAGGCTGCAGGTGCTGCGCGCCATCGTCCAGGACTATGTCGGAACCGAGGAACCGGTGGGGTCCAAGGCGCTCACCGAGCGGCACAGCCTCGGCGTGTCCCCGGCGACCGTCCGCAACGACATGGCGGTCCTGGAGGACGAGGGGTACATCGCGCAGCCGCACACCAGCGCCGGGCGGATCCCCACGGACAAGGGCTACCGGCTGTTCGTTGACAAGCTCGCGGGCGTCAAGCCGATGACCGGGCCCGAGCGCCGGGCCATCCAGAACTTCCTGGAGGGCGCCGTCGACCTCGACGACGTCGTCGCCCGCACGGTGCGGCTGCTCGCGCAGCTGACCCGGCAGGTCGCCGTCGTGCAGTACCCGTCGCTGACCCGGTCCACGGTGCGGCACGTGGAACTGCTCGCGCTCGCGCCCGCGCGCGTGATGCTTGTGCTGATCACAGACACCGGTCGGGTCGAGCAGCGGATGATCGACTGCCCGGCTCCGTTCGGCGAGGCGTCTCTCGCGGACCTCAGGGCGCGGCTCAACAGCCGGGTCGCCGGCCGCCGGTTCACCGATGTGCCCCGGCTGGTCGAAGACCTGCCGGAGGGCTTCGAGGCGGAGGACCGCGGCACGGTCTCGACGGTGCTCTCCACGCTGCTGGAGGCGCTCGTCGAGGAGAGCGAGGAGCGGCTGATGATCGGCGGCACCGCCAACCTCACCCGCTTCGGGCACGACTTCCCCCTCACGATCCGGCCCGTCCTGGAGGCCCTGGAGGAGCAGGTCGTGCTCCTCAAGCTCCTCGGCGAGGCGAAGGATCCGGGCATGACCGTGCGCATCGGTCACGAGAACGCCCATGAAGGACTCAACTCAACTTCAGTGGTGTCGGTCGGCTACGGTTCGGGCGGCGAGGCAGTAGCCAAGCTCGGCGTGGTCGGACCGACCCGCATGGATTACCCGGGAACGATGGGAGCGGTAAGAGCGGTGGCACGGTACGTCGGACAGATCCTGGCGGAGTCGTAA
- the dnaJ gene encoding molecular chaperone DnaJ has translation MATDYYAVLGVRRDASQDEIKKAFRRLARELHPDVNPDPKTQERFKEINAAYEVLSDPQKKQVYDLGGDPLSQSGGAGAGGFGAGGFGNFSDIMDAFFGTASQRGPRSRTRRGQDAMIRIEVELDEAAFGTTKDIQVDTAVVCNTCNGEGAAPGTSAQTCDMCRGRGEVSQVTRSFLGQVMTSRPCPQCQGFGTVVPTPCPECAGDGRVRSRRTLTVKIPAGVDNGTRIQLAGEGEVGPGGGPAGDLYVEIHELPHSTFQRRGDDLHCTVTIPMTAAALGTKVPLETLDGLEEVDIRPGTQSGQSIPLHGRGVTHLRGGGRGDLIVHVEVTTPTKLDPEQERVLRELAKLRGEERPQGQFQPGQQGLFSRLKDAFNGR, from the coding sequence GTGGCCACGGACTACTACGCCGTTCTCGGCGTGCGCCGCGACGCGTCGCAGGATGAGATCAAGAAGGCGTTCCGTCGGCTCGCGCGCGAGCTGCACCCGGACGTCAACCCGGACCCGAAGACCCAGGAGCGGTTCAAGGAGATCAACGCCGCCTACGAGGTGCTGTCGGACCCGCAGAAGAAGCAGGTCTACGACCTCGGCGGCGACCCCCTCTCCCAGTCGGGCGGGGCGGGCGCGGGCGGCTTCGGAGCAGGCGGCTTCGGCAACTTCTCCGACATCATGGACGCGTTCTTCGGTACTGCGTCGCAGCGCGGCCCGCGCTCGCGCACCCGGCGCGGCCAGGACGCGATGATCCGCATCGAGGTCGAACTGGACGAGGCGGCCTTCGGGACGACCAAGGACATCCAGGTCGACACCGCGGTCGTCTGCAACACCTGCAACGGCGAGGGCGCGGCCCCCGGCACGTCGGCCCAGACGTGTGACATGTGCCGCGGCCGCGGCGAGGTCTCCCAGGTCACCCGGTCCTTCCTCGGCCAGGTCATGACCTCCCGGCCCTGCCCCCAGTGCCAGGGCTTCGGCACGGTCGTGCCGACCCCGTGCCCGGAGTGCGCCGGTGACGGCCGGGTCCGCTCGCGGCGGACGCTGACCGTGAAGATCCCGGCCGGTGTCGACAACGGCACCCGGATCCAGCTCGCCGGCGAGGGCGAGGTCGGTCCGGGCGGTGGTCCGGCCGGCGACCTGTACGTGGAGATCCACGAGCTGCCGCACAGCACCTTCCAGCGGCGCGGCGACGACCTGCACTGCACGGTCACCATCCCGATGACCGCGGCGGCCCTCGGCACGAAGGTGCCGCTGGAGACGCTGGACGGCCTGGAGGAGGTCGACATCCGGCCCGGCACCCAGTCCGGCCAGTCGATCCCGCTGCACGGCCGGGGCGTCACGCACCTGCGCGGCGGCGGCCGCGGCGACCTCATCGTGCACGTCGAGGTGACCACGCCGACCAAGCTGGACCCCGAGCAGGAGCGCGTGCTGCGCGAACTGGCCAAGCTGCGGGGCGAGGAGCGTCCGCAGGGGCAGTTCCAGCCGGGCCAGCAGGGGCTGTTCTCCCGGCTGAAGGACGCCTTCAACGGCCGCTGA
- a CDS encoding nitronate monooxygenase — MSSALTDLFPQPIVQAPMAGGVSVPLLAAAVCEAGGLGFLAAGYKTADGMYQEIKQLRSLTAHPFGVNVFMPQPEHGESGAVEVYAHQLAGEAAWYETELGDPESGRDDGYDAKLAVLLDNPVPVVSFHFGVPEREVLDALRRAGTYTLVTATTAEEARAVERAGADAVIAQGAEAGGHQGTHRDLAENGGGTGLLSLIAQVREAVSLPVVAAGGIMRGSQIAAALAAGASAAQLGTAFLATPESGAHALHKQALTNPLFTRTEPTRAFSGRPARALVNRFLREHGPYAPAAYPEVHHLTAPLRKAAAKAQDAQGMALWAGQGHRMARELPAGRLVETLAAELADARTALSRGGAR, encoded by the coding sequence ATGTCCTCCGCACTGACCGATCTCTTCCCCCAGCCGATCGTGCAGGCCCCCATGGCGGGCGGCGTCTCCGTCCCGCTGCTCGCCGCCGCCGTCTGCGAGGCCGGCGGCCTCGGGTTCCTCGCCGCCGGCTACAAGACCGCCGACGGCATGTACCAGGAGATCAAGCAGCTGCGGAGCCTCACCGCCCACCCCTTCGGTGTGAACGTGTTCATGCCCCAGCCCGAGCACGGCGAGTCCGGCGCGGTCGAGGTCTACGCCCACCAACTCGCCGGAGAAGCCGCCTGGTACGAGACCGAGCTGGGCGACCCCGAAAGCGGCCGGGACGACGGCTACGACGCCAAGCTCGCCGTCCTCCTCGACAACCCGGTCCCGGTGGTCTCCTTCCACTTCGGCGTGCCCGAGCGGGAGGTCCTCGACGCGCTGCGCAGGGCCGGCACCTACACGCTGGTCACCGCCACCACCGCCGAGGAGGCCCGCGCGGTGGAGCGGGCCGGCGCCGACGCGGTCATCGCCCAGGGCGCGGAGGCCGGCGGCCACCAGGGCACCCACCGCGACCTCGCGGAGAACGGCGGCGGCACCGGGCTGCTCTCGCTGATCGCCCAGGTCCGCGAGGCTGTCAGCCTCCCCGTCGTCGCCGCCGGCGGCATCATGCGGGGCAGCCAGATCGCCGCCGCCCTCGCCGCCGGCGCGAGCGCGGCCCAGCTGGGCACGGCCTTCCTCGCCACCCCCGAGTCCGGGGCCCACGCCCTGCACAAACAGGCCCTCACCAACCCCCTGTTCACCCGCACCGAGCCGACCCGCGCCTTCTCCGGCCGGCCCGCCCGCGCCCTGGTCAACCGCTTCCTGCGCGAGCACGGCCCGTACGCCCCGGCCGCCTACCCGGAGGTCCACCACCTGACCGCGCCGCTGCGCAAGGCCGCGGCGAAGGCCCAGGACGCGCAGGGCATGGCGCTGTGGGCCGGGCAGGGGCACCGGATGGCCCGTGAGCTGCCCGCGGGCCGGCTGGTGGAGACGCTGGCCGCCGAACTCGCCGACGCGCGGACAGCGTTGTCGCGGGGCGGTGCCCGATGA
- a CDS encoding 16S rRNA (uracil(1498)-N(3))-methyltransferase, whose amino-acid sequence MTAPVFLVDSLDGVGPGSVVDVTGPEGRHAVSVRRLQPGEEVVVTDGRGRGAAGVVLSVSGKDHLVVQPHTFPVEAEPSPRITVVQALPKGDRGELAVETMTEVGVDAIVPWQAARCITQWKGERGQKALGKWRATAREAGKQSRRLRFPEVADAATGKQVASLLAEADFAAVLHESGEERLATAELPGRGNIVLVVGPEGGVSPEELALFAEAGARPYVLGPTVLRTSTAGTAAAALLLGRTGRWS is encoded by the coding sequence ATGACCGCGCCGGTGTTCCTCGTCGACTCCCTGGACGGCGTCGGCCCCGGCTCGGTCGTCGACGTGACCGGCCCCGAGGGGCGGCACGCGGTCTCCGTACGGCGGCTGCAGCCCGGCGAGGAGGTCGTGGTCACCGACGGCCGGGGCAGGGGAGCGGCCGGGGTCGTGCTCAGCGTGTCCGGCAAGGACCATCTGGTCGTCCAGCCGCACACGTTCCCGGTGGAGGCCGAGCCCAGCCCGCGGATCACCGTCGTGCAGGCGCTGCCCAAGGGCGACCGGGGCGAGCTGGCCGTGGAGACGATGACCGAGGTGGGCGTCGACGCGATCGTGCCCTGGCAGGCGGCCCGCTGCATCACCCAGTGGAAGGGCGAGCGCGGCCAGAAGGCCCTCGGCAAGTGGCGGGCCACCGCCCGCGAGGCCGGCAAGCAGTCCCGGCGGCTGCGCTTCCCGGAGGTCGCGGACGCCGCCACCGGCAAACAGGTTGCCTCACTTCTCGCCGAAGCCGACTTCGCCGCCGTGCTCCACGAGAGCGGCGAGGAGCGCCTGGCCACCGCCGAACTCCCCGGCCGGGGAAACATCGTGCTGGTCGTCGGCCCCGAAGGCGGCGTCTCACCCGAGGAGCTGGCCCTGTTCGCCGAGGCGGGGGCCCGGCCCTACGTCCTGGGTCCTACTGTGTTGCGTACATCGACCGCCGGCACCGCCGCCGCGGCCCTGCTCCTGGGCCGCACCGGCCGCTGGTCCTGA
- a CDS encoding VOC family protein — protein MELAQVRLLVTDFAACYRFYADVLGLKPQSGATEGPYEKFSPHVGSAGIALQDRAMMAQVLGELGETATGHRSLVVLRVDDLDAYTTEIVSRGATLVHGPAPMTDRMRVAHLKDPEGNLVELQEWLLLRT, from the coding sequence GTGGAACTCGCGCAAGTACGGCTCCTCGTCACCGACTTCGCCGCCTGCTACCGCTTCTACGCCGACGTCCTCGGCCTCAAGCCGCAGTCCGGCGCGACCGAGGGGCCGTACGAGAAGTTCAGCCCGCACGTCGGCTCCGCCGGCATCGCGCTGCAGGACCGCGCGATGATGGCCCAGGTCCTCGGCGAACTCGGCGAGACCGCCACCGGCCACCGCTCCCTGGTCGTCCTGCGCGTCGACGACCTCGACGCCTACACGACCGAGATCGTCTCCCGGGGCGCCACCCTGGTGCACGGCCCCGCCCCCATGACCGACCGCATGCGCGTCGCCCACCTCAAGGACCCGGAGGGCAACCTGGTGGAACTCCAGGAGTGGCTTCTGCTGCGCACCTGA
- a CDS encoding S41 family peptidase, producing the protein MTQGTATGPLGYLRHPHPHGDLVAFVAEDDVWLAPLDGGRAWRVSADNMPVTVPRISPDGTHLAWTSTRDGAPEVVLAPVDGGPATRLTHWGNGRTETRGWTPDGQVLAVSAQGRPSNRHTWAHAVPLDGGPAANLPYGPVGDVAFGPATVLLSAPMGREAAHWKRYRGGTAGKLWIDRAGDGDFTRLHEDLAGNIECPVWAGDRLAFLSDHEGTGALYSSLADGSDLRRHTPLDGFYARHAAGDGTRIAYTSGGRLWLLDDLDGAEPRPLDIRLGGPRTDLRSYPLTAARWLGEASPDHTARGSAVCVRGGVHWVTHRSGPARALAATPGVRARLPRTFRADGEEWAVWVTDAEGDDALEFAPATGLTPGATPRRLAAGRLGRVLELAMSPDGSRAAVAAHDGRLLLVERETGEVREVDHCDDGEVSGLAFSPDSGWLAWSHPGPRPLAQLRIAHTTDLTVTDATPLRFHDHAPAFTLDGKHLAFLSDRAFDPVYDEHVFDLAFVAGTRPHLITLAATTPSPFGPQRHGRPVEAPDKDETPDSEGTPATRVDLEGLADRILPFPVEAGRYSGLRAAKDGVLWLRHPVHGVLGASRAHPDDPDPHTELERYDLTQRRLEHLASDAGHYEVSGDGKRVLLWTDGRLRVVPSDRRAGSDDDGDTSLTVDLARIRQTVDPAAEWRQMYDETGRLARDHFWRPDLGGIDWDAVLDRYRPLLDRVATHTDLLDVLWEVHGELGTSHAYVIPGGPGGHGPRHGLLGADISRHADGGWRVDRILPAETSDPDARSPLAAPGVAVRPGDAIVAVAGHLVDPVTGPGPLLAGTAGQPVELTISPAGGGELRHTVVVPVADEEPLRYHAWIAGLRARVHEASGGRLGYLHVPDMQAPGWAQIHRDLRVEVAREGLVVDVRENRGGHTSQLVVEKLARRIIGWDLPRGMRPTSYPMDAPRGPVVAVANEFSGSDGDIVNAAIRALGIGPVVGTRTWGGVIGIDSRYHLIDGTLVTQPKYAMWLEGFGWDVENHGVDPDVEVVQRPQDWAAGRDTQLEAAIQLALETLETRPPKTPPTLPT; encoded by the coding sequence GTGACTCAGGGCACTGCCACGGGACCCCTCGGCTACCTCCGACACCCGCACCCGCACGGCGACTTGGTGGCCTTCGTCGCCGAGGACGACGTCTGGCTCGCCCCCCTCGACGGCGGCCGCGCCTGGCGGGTCAGCGCCGACAACATGCCCGTCACCGTGCCCCGGATCTCACCCGACGGCACCCACCTCGCCTGGACCTCCACCCGCGACGGCGCCCCCGAGGTGGTCCTCGCGCCGGTGGACGGCGGCCCGGCCACCCGGCTCACCCACTGGGGCAACGGGCGCACCGAGACCCGCGGCTGGACCCCCGACGGCCAGGTCCTCGCGGTCAGCGCGCAGGGCCGCCCCAGCAACCGCCACACCTGGGCGCACGCCGTCCCGCTCGACGGCGGCCCGGCGGCCAACCTGCCGTACGGCCCCGTCGGCGACGTCGCGTTCGGCCCCGCCACCGTCCTGCTGTCCGCGCCGATGGGCCGCGAGGCCGCCCACTGGAAGCGCTACCGGGGCGGCACCGCCGGCAAACTGTGGATCGACCGCGCCGGCGACGGCGACTTCACCCGCCTGCACGAGGACCTGGCCGGCAACATCGAATGCCCCGTGTGGGCCGGCGACCGGCTCGCCTTCCTTTCCGACCACGAAGGCACCGGTGCCCTCTACTCCTCCCTCGCCGACGGCTCCGACCTGCGCCGCCACACCCCCCTCGACGGCTTCTACGCCCGCCACGCCGCCGGCGACGGCACCCGGATCGCCTACACCAGCGGCGGCCGGCTGTGGCTCCTCGACGACCTGGACGGCGCCGAACCCCGCCCCCTGGACATCAGGCTCGGCGGACCCCGCACCGACCTGCGGTCCTACCCGCTGACCGCGGCCCGCTGGCTCGGCGAGGCGTCCCCCGACCACACCGCGCGCGGCAGCGCCGTCTGCGTGCGCGGCGGCGTCCACTGGGTCACCCACCGCTCCGGGCCCGCCCGCGCCCTCGCCGCCACCCCCGGCGTCCGCGCCCGCCTGCCCCGCACCTTCCGCGCGGACGGCGAGGAATGGGCCGTCTGGGTCACCGACGCCGAGGGCGACGACGCCCTCGAATTCGCCCCCGCCACCGGCCTGACCCCCGGCGCCACCCCCCGCCGCCTCGCCGCCGGCCGGCTCGGCCGCGTCCTGGAACTCGCCATGTCCCCCGACGGCAGCCGCGCCGCCGTCGCCGCACACGACGGCCGGCTGCTCCTCGTCGAACGGGAGACCGGCGAGGTCCGCGAGGTCGACCACTGCGACGACGGCGAGGTCTCCGGACTGGCCTTCTCACCCGACTCCGGCTGGCTCGCCTGGTCCCACCCCGGGCCCCGCCCCCTCGCCCAGCTCCGGATCGCCCACACCACCGACCTGACCGTCACCGACGCGACCCCGCTCCGCTTCCACGACCACGCGCCCGCGTTCACCCTCGACGGCAAACACCTCGCCTTCCTCTCCGACCGCGCCTTCGACCCCGTCTACGACGAACACGTCTTCGACCTCGCCTTCGTCGCCGGCACCCGCCCGCACCTGATCACCCTCGCCGCCACCACGCCCTCACCGTTCGGCCCGCAGCGCCACGGCCGCCCCGTCGAGGCCCCGGACAAGGACGAGACCCCCGACAGCGAGGGCACCCCCGCCACCCGCGTCGACCTCGAAGGCCTCGCCGACCGGATCCTCCCCTTCCCCGTCGAGGCCGGCCGCTACTCCGGGCTGCGCGCGGCCAAGGACGGCGTCCTCTGGCTGCGCCACCCCGTGCACGGTGTCCTCGGCGCCTCCCGGGCCCACCCCGACGACCCCGACCCGCACACCGAGCTGGAGCGCTACGACCTCACCCAGCGGCGCCTGGAACACCTCGCCTCCGACGCCGGCCACTACGAGGTCAGCGGCGACGGCAAACGCGTCCTGCTGTGGACCGACGGCCGCCTCCGCGTCGTCCCCAGCGACCGGCGCGCCGGATCCGACGACGACGGCGACACCAGCCTCACCGTCGACCTCGCCCGCATCCGGCAGACCGTCGACCCGGCCGCCGAGTGGCGCCAGATGTACGACGAGACCGGCCGCCTCGCCCGCGACCACTTCTGGCGGCCCGACCTCGGCGGCATCGACTGGGACGCGGTCCTCGACCGCTACCGCCCGCTGCTGGACCGCGTCGCCACCCACACCGACCTCCTCGACGTGCTGTGGGAGGTGCACGGCGAACTCGGCACCTCCCACGCGTACGTCATCCCCGGCGGCCCGGGCGGCCACGGCCCCCGGCACGGCCTGCTCGGCGCCGACATCTCCCGCCACGCCGACGGCGGCTGGCGCGTCGACCGCATCCTGCCCGCCGAGACCTCCGACCCCGACGCCCGCTCCCCGCTCGCCGCACCCGGCGTCGCCGTACGCCCCGGCGACGCGATCGTCGCCGTCGCCGGACACCTCGTCGACCCGGTGACCGGCCCCGGCCCGCTCCTCGCCGGCACCGCCGGACAGCCCGTCGAACTGACGATCTCCCCGGCCGGCGGCGGCGAGCTCCGCCACACGGTCGTCGTCCCCGTGGCCGACGAGGAACCGCTGCGCTACCACGCCTGGATCGCCGGCCTGCGCGCCCGCGTCCACGAGGCGTCCGGCGGCCGGCTCGGCTACCTCCACGTCCCCGACATGCAGGCCCCCGGCTGGGCTCAGATCCACCGCGACCTGCGCGTCGAGGTCGCCCGCGAAGGACTCGTCGTCGACGTCCGGGAGAACCGCGGCGGCCACACCTCCCAACTCGTCGTGGAGAAACTGGCCCGCCGCATCATCGGCTGGGACCTGCCCCGCGGCATGCGTCCCACCAGCTACCCGATGGACGCACCGCGCGGCCCCGTCGTCGCCGTCGCCAACGAGTTCTCCGGCTCCGACGGCGACATCGTCAACGCCGCGATCCGCGCCCTCGGCATCGGCCCCGTCGTCGGCACCCGCACCTGGGGCGGAGTCATCGGCATCGACAGCCGCTACCACCTCATCGACGGCACCCTGGTCACCCAGCCCAAGTACGCGATGTGGCTGGAGGGCTTCGGCTGGGACGTGGAGAACCACGGCGTGGACCCGGACGTGGAGGTCGTCCAGAGACCCCAGGACTGGGCAGCGGGCAGGGACACCCAACTGGAAGCAGCAATCCAGCTGGCCCTGGAGACATTGGAGACACGGCCCCCGAAAACTCCTCCAACCCTCCCCACCTAA
- a CDS encoding histidine triad nucleotide-binding protein, producing MTGEAENDCLFCKIVAGQIPATIVRETETTLAFRDINPQAPTHVLVIPKAHYKNAAELAAGAPQLAADVLAATQAVADDEKLDSYRTVFNTGAGAGQTVWHAHAHVLGGRGLEWPPG from the coding sequence ATGACAGGCGAGGCAGAGAACGACTGCCTGTTCTGCAAAATCGTCGCGGGCCAGATCCCCGCGACCATCGTCCGAGAGACGGAAACCACCCTCGCCTTCCGGGACATAAACCCCCAGGCCCCCACCCACGTCCTGGTGATCCCCAAGGCCCACTACAAGAACGCGGCCGAGCTCGCCGCAGGCGCCCCGCAGCTCGCCGCCGACGTCCTCGCCGCCACCCAGGCCGTCGCCGACGACGAGAAGCTGGACAGCTACCGCACCGTCTTCAACACCGGCGCCGGCGCCGGACAGACCGTGTGGCACGCCCACGCGCACGTCCTCGGCGGCCGTGGCCTGGAATGGCCTCCCGGGTAA
- a CDS encoding ribonuclease Z: protein MSVRELVVLGTASQVPTRHRNHNGYLLRWDGEGILFDPGEGTQRQMLRAGVAAHDLNRICVTHFHGDHSLGLAGVIQRINLDQVPHEVTAHYPRSGQRFFDRLRYATAYRETVRLTEAPADRDGVLAATPSYTLEARKLSHPVESYGYRLTEPDGRRMLPERLAAHGVKGPDVGRIQREGRLGDVTLEQVSEVRRGQRFAFVMDTRLCEGVHALAEDCDLLVIESTFLDEDAGLAADHGHLTAGQAAGVARDAGVRHLVLTHFSQRYADPVEFERQARAAGFEGELTVARDLDRVPVPKRR from the coding sequence GTGTCCGTCCGCGAATTGGTGGTCCTGGGCACCGCCAGCCAGGTGCCCACCCGGCACCGCAACCACAACGGCTACCTGCTCCGCTGGGACGGCGAGGGCATCCTCTTCGACCCCGGCGAGGGCACCCAGCGGCAGATGCTGCGCGCCGGGGTCGCCGCCCATGACCTGAACCGGATCTGCGTCACGCACTTCCACGGCGACCACTCCCTCGGCCTCGCCGGAGTGATCCAGCGGATCAACCTCGACCAGGTGCCGCACGAGGTCACCGCGCACTACCCGCGCTCCGGGCAGCGCTTCTTCGACCGGCTGCGGTACGCGACGGCCTACCGGGAGACGGTCCGCCTCACCGAGGCACCGGCCGACCGCGACGGCGTCCTCGCGGCGACACCGTCGTACACGCTCGAAGCCCGCAAGCTGTCCCACCCCGTCGAGTCCTACGGCTACCGGCTCACCGAACCCGACGGCCGCCGCATGCTGCCCGAGCGGCTCGCCGCGCACGGCGTCAAGGGACCCGACGTCGGCCGTATCCAGCGGGAGGGACGGCTCGGGGACGTCACGCTGGAGCAGGTCAGCGAGGTGCGGCGCGGGCAGCGGTTCGCGTTCGTCATGGACACCCGGCTGTGCGAGGGCGTGCACGCGCTCGCAGAGGACTGCGACCTCCTCGTCATCGAGTCCACCTTCCTCGACGAGGACGCGGGACTCGCCGCCGACCACGGCCACCTGACGGCCGGACAGGCCGCCGGCGTGGCCCGGGACGCGGGCGTACGGCACCTCGTGCTCACCCACTTCAGCCAGCGCTACGCCGACCCCGTGGAGTTCGAGCGGCAGGCGCGCGCCGCCGGCTTCGAGGGGGAGCTGACCGTGGCCCGCGACCTCGACCGCGTACCCGTACCGAAGCGCAGGTGA
- a CDS encoding adenosine deaminase, translated as MPLPKAELHLHIEGTLEPELAFELAARNGVDLPYGDTDDLRKAYQFEDLQSFLNLYYELMAVLRTEQDFADLADGYLTRAAAQGVRHAEIFFDPQAHLARGISMATVVEGLWRALGRSEENHGVSTRLILCFLRDESAEAALRTLAAAEPYLDRITGVGLDSAEVGHPPVKFREVYERAAELGLRRVAHAGEEGPPEYITEALDVLGVERVDHGLRCVEDPALVERLVRERIPLTLCPLSNVRLRAVDSLAAHPLPAMLDAGLLCTVNSDDPAYFGGYAGDNFAAVRDTLGLTEERLRELARNSFLASFLEDDEERRARYLAEVEAYEFAEPAS; from the coding sequence ATGCCTCTCCCGAAAGCCGAACTGCACCTCCACATCGAAGGCACCCTGGAGCCCGAGCTGGCCTTCGAGCTGGCCGCGCGCAACGGCGTCGACCTGCCGTACGGGGACACCGACGACCTGCGCAAGGCGTACCAGTTCGAGGATCTGCAGTCCTTCCTGAACCTCTACTACGAGCTGATGGCCGTCCTGCGCACCGAGCAGGACTTCGCGGACCTCGCCGACGGCTATCTCACCCGGGCCGCCGCTCAGGGCGTGCGGCACGCGGAGATCTTCTTCGACCCGCAGGCGCACCTCGCCCGGGGCATCTCCATGGCCACCGTCGTGGAGGGGCTGTGGCGGGCGCTGGGCCGCAGCGAGGAGAACCACGGCGTCTCCACCCGCCTCATCCTCTGCTTCCTGCGCGACGAGTCCGCCGAGGCGGCCCTGCGCACCCTGGCCGCCGCCGAGCCCTACCTGGACCGGATCACCGGGGTCGGACTGGACTCGGCCGAGGTCGGGCACCCGCCGGTGAAGTTCCGCGAGGTGTACGAGCGTGCCGCCGAACTCGGGCTGCGGCGCGTGGCGCACGCCGGTGAGGAGGGCCCGCCGGAGTACATCACCGAGGCGCTGGACGTGCTCGGCGTGGAGCGCGTCGACCACGGGCTGCGCTGCGTGGAGGACCCGGCGCTGGTCGAGCGGCTGGTCCGGGAGCGGATCCCGCTGACCCTGTGCCCGCTGTCCAACGTCCGGCTGCGGGCCGTGGACAGCCTGGCCGCCCACCCGCTGCCGGCCATGCTCGACGCCGGACTGCTCTGCACGGTCAACTCCGACGACCCGGCCTACTTCGGCGGCTACGCGGGCGACAACTTCGCCGCCGTCCGCGACACGCTGGGCCTGACCGAGGAGCGGCTGCGCGAGCTGGCCCGCAACTCCTTCCTCGCCTCCTTCCTGGAGGACGACGAGGAGCGGCGGGCGCGCTACCTCGCCGAGGTGGAGGCGTACGAGTTCGCGGAGCCGGCCTCGTAG